From Toxorhynchites rutilus septentrionalis strain SRP chromosome 2, ASM2978413v1, whole genome shotgun sequence, a single genomic window includes:
- the LOC129767138 gene encoding GATA zinc finger domain-containing protein 15-like, which yields MSTPPSLESLNAAISVLAQQVTQLNNQVNTTPEANFAPFEIRNPTTGHIAQVSHEDPLALLKTINDYDGNPNLLNHWLNKARRINQIFFATDSDTQQKQGHYYTFLLGLESKIIGPAQEVLAKNNYEANFSLMEKLLIEAFGEKKKIEHLLYEIITAEQHGKNKIRDFSINNKVLYTNNDNTNEISNRFKDNNTVLSYENFNHFKDNNEVLSNENFNHFKDNEVLNNENFNHINCEIYNNYNNNEKSNHSNNSNMRTNSSSNNFSVIES from the exons atgtcgacacCACCATCACTTGAAAGTTTGAACGCAGCAATCAGTGTCCTAGCACAACAAGTGACACAACTAAATAACCAAGTTAACACAACGCCGGAAGCTAATTTCGCGCCATTCGAAATTAGAAACCCCACGACGGGGCACATTGCTCAGGTGTCGCACGAGGATCCGTTGGCTCTTCTAAAAACTATAAACGACTACGATGGAAACCCGAATCTTCTTAACCATTGGCTGAATAAAGCGAGGAggatcaaccaaattttttttgcaacggaTTCGGATACTCAACAAAAACAGGGTCATTATTACACATTTCTGCTTGGACTAGAATCCAAAATTATTGGACCTGCACAGGAAGTGCTTGCAAAAAATAATTACGAAGCAAATTTCTCACTAATGGAGAAGTTACTTATTGAGGCGTTcggtgaaaaaaagaaaattgagcaTTTATTATATGAGATTATTACAGCGGAGCAACATGGAAAAA ACAAGATCAGAGATTTCAGTATCAACAACAAGGTACTTTATACCAACAACGACAACACCAACGAGATTTCCAACCGTTTCAAAGACAACAACACAGTTTTGAGCTACGAGAATTTCAACCATTTCAAAGACAACAACGAAGTTTTGAGCAACGAGAATTTCAACCATTTCAAAGACAACGAGGTTTTGAACAACGAGAATTTCAACCACATCAACTGCGAGATTTACAACAATTACAACAACAACGAGAAGTCCAACCATTCcaacaacagcaacatgagAACCAACAGTTCCAGCAACAACTTCAGCGTGATCGAGAGCTAA